A part of Desulfofundulus salinus genomic DNA contains:
- a CDS encoding glycosyltransferase family 4 protein, giving the protein MRVAMLHWAFPPIIGGVESHLAMLCPELARYGCQVSLLTGSTLEEEVDYTWRGLRILRHRLMDLNSLDAKQIMDRRNDIRRLIGDFIQQVHPDIIHAHNMHYFSPVHLEALLEAKKRWGIPLVLTAHNVWSDSVWEKMCRHAAEWDAVIAVSHYIKKELVKAGFPEDRITVVHHGIDLERFRPPTEEDLQKAWETYPELKGKRVIFHPARMSYDKGCHISIKAFKLIKEQFPDALLVLAGTEKTVDWGSRQPEHVSRIKRLITELELERDIFIRFFSWDEIPLMYQAAEVSIYPSCFEEPFGLALLESLATGRPMVVSRAGGMPEVIQDDINGYVVPMHDHEALAERCCHLLANPQKARQMGETGRQMVEKNFTREVMTARTLQVYGKTLASYLRKQKQIA; this is encoded by the coding sequence GTGAGAGTTGCTATGTTACACTGGGCTTTTCCACCGATTATCGGCGGGGTGGAAAGCCATCTGGCCATGTTGTGTCCAGAGCTTGCCCGCTACGGTTGCCAGGTAAGCCTGCTCACCGGGTCCACCCTGGAAGAGGAAGTGGATTACACCTGGCGGGGATTAAGGATCTTACGCCACAGGCTAATGGATCTGAACAGCCTGGATGCAAAACAAATCATGGACAGAAGAAATGATATTCGCCGGTTGATTGGCGATTTTATCCAACAAGTTCACCCTGACATTATCCACGCCCATAACATGCATTACTTCAGTCCGGTCCATCTTGAGGCTCTGCTGGAAGCAAAGAAGCGCTGGGGAATCCCCCTGGTACTAACGGCCCACAACGTCTGGTCTGACTCAGTCTGGGAAAAAATGTGCCGTCATGCCGCCGAATGGGATGCGGTAATTGCGGTGAGCCATTACATCAAGAAAGAACTGGTTAAAGCCGGTTTTCCTGAAGACAGGATTACCGTGGTGCACCACGGCATCGATCTGGAAAGATTTAGACCCCCTACCGAAGAGGATCTGCAAAAGGCGTGGGAAACCTATCCAGAACTAAAAGGGAAAAGGGTCATCTTCCACCCGGCACGCATGAGTTACGATAAGGGCTGCCATATCAGCATCAAGGCCTTCAAACTCATCAAGGAACAATTTCCGGATGCCCTGCTGGTGCTGGCCGGTACGGAAAAAACCGTGGACTGGGGCAGCCGGCAGCCCGAACACGTATCCAGGATCAAACGCCTGATTACGGAACTGGAGCTGGAACGGGATATTTTTATCCGTTTCTTCTCCTGGGATGAAATACCGTTGATGTACCAGGCCGCAGAAGTTAGCATCTACCCCTCCTGTTTTGAGGAACCCTTTGGCCTGGCCTTGCTGGAATCCCTGGCCACGGGTCGTCCCATGGTAGTCAGCCGGGCCGGCGGTATGCCCGAGGTAATCCAGGACGATATCAACGGCTACGTGGTGCCGATGCACGATCACGAGGCTTTAGCCGAAAGGTGCTGCCATTTGCTGGCCAATCCCCAGAAGGCCCGGCAAATGGGTGAAACAGGGCGGCAAATGGTAGAAAAAAACTTTACCCGCGAAGTCATGACAGCCCGTACACTCCAGGTTTACGGTAAAACACTGGCCTCTTACCTGCGCAAGCAAAAACAAATTGCCTAG
- a CDS encoding amylo-alpha-1,6-glucosidase, protein MLDITHIPGLATRTCLSQEVLKEGELFFICGPEGEVSHEHNGGFGLYYRDTRFLSCLEMGLTEGNLLFLSSSIKDSHFAQFELTNPALDRDNHVIPASTIHIRALRVLDNALFQRLRLINFNPMPVMITLQITLGADFRDIFEVRGFIRDQEGEIFIPVSTQEGVLFGYRGRDSLCRYTRVSFSPYPDGVETNEEKNLATARFSLTLPPGRKVYLYMQVKPFIGNKPNPACTRGRGTIAAGFSRAVRKTYSLYEKWKQQCTQFKSDNVFLSNMLRRNVTDLYALCTCYPDLGTIVQAGIPWYAAPFGRDALITSWQALIVNSDIARESLYFLARLQGKEYNPWRDEEPGKILHELRRGELAACGEIPHTPYYGSVDATPWFIILLSETYHWTGNKQLLTDLAPNLFAAVEWCRKYGDMDGDGFIEYAVRSPGGLTNQGWKDSWDGVIDPRGSLPTGPIALVEVQAYYYLALKRAAEMGRVLGKDDWAWELEQEALVLQRKFLEAFWMEEEQYLAFALDGDKKQIKTIVSNPGHCLFTGILPDELAVAVARRLLTSDMYSGWGIRTMSKSMGPYNPMSYHNGSVWPHDNAIIAYGLRCYRQFDLLEKVVTGLFEAAMSFPYHRLPEVFCGFTRRRDGGPVHYPTACDPQAWAVGTMPLLIRTMLGISCWGNEVRVSAPQLPPWVQEIQICNLAAGCGTVDLEFTRKQGKAYCGVLRATGNTRVIIEN, encoded by the coding sequence GTGCTTGATATCACCCACATACCGGGGTTAGCCACCCGGACGTGCCTTTCCCAGGAAGTGCTTAAAGAAGGAGAACTTTTTTTCATTTGTGGACCCGAGGGAGAGGTATCCCATGAGCATAACGGGGGCTTTGGACTCTATTACCGGGACACCCGCTTTTTGAGCTGTCTGGAAATGGGGCTAACGGAAGGGAACCTTCTATTCCTCTCCTCCTCCATTAAGGACAGCCACTTTGCCCAATTCGAACTTACCAACCCGGCCCTGGACCGGGACAATCATGTTATCCCGGCAAGCACCATTCACATCCGTGCCCTGCGGGTCCTGGATAACGCCCTGTTTCAACGCTTGCGGCTAATCAATTTCAACCCCATGCCCGTAATGATCACCCTGCAGATCACCCTGGGAGCCGATTTTCGGGATATTTTTGAGGTGCGGGGCTTTATCCGCGACCAGGAGGGGGAAATTTTTATCCCGGTGTCTACCCAGGAGGGAGTCCTCTTTGGGTACCGGGGAAGAGATAGCCTGTGCCGTTATACCAGAGTTTCCTTTTCCCCTTATCCCGACGGTGTGGAGACAAACGAAGAAAAAAACCTGGCCACCGCCCGGTTCTCCCTCACCTTGCCTCCCGGACGCAAAGTTTACCTCTACATGCAGGTAAAGCCTTTTATTGGCAACAAGCCCAATCCTGCCTGCACCCGCGGGAGAGGAACCATTGCCGCGGGATTCAGCCGGGCAGTGCGCAAAACCTATTCTCTCTATGAAAAGTGGAAACAGCAGTGTACCCAGTTTAAAAGCGATAATGTCTTTTTGAGCAACATGCTCCGGCGCAACGTGACCGACCTGTACGCCCTGTGCACCTGCTATCCCGATCTGGGCACCATTGTGCAGGCCGGCATACCCTGGTATGCGGCCCCCTTTGGACGGGACGCCCTGATTACTTCCTGGCAGGCCTTAATTGTCAACTCCGACATTGCGCGGGAAAGCTTGTACTTCCTGGCCCGCCTGCAGGGGAAAGAGTATAACCCCTGGCGGGATGAAGAACCCGGGAAGATACTCCATGAGCTCCGCCGGGGAGAGCTGGCCGCCTGCGGGGAAATTCCCCATACTCCCTATTACGGCAGCGTGGACGCCACTCCCTGGTTCATCATCCTGCTTTCCGAAACCTACCACTGGACTGGAAACAAACAGCTACTAACCGATCTGGCTCCAAATCTTTTTGCCGCCGTGGAATGGTGCCGGAAATACGGGGATATGGACGGCGACGGGTTTATTGAATATGCCGTCCGTTCCCCCGGGGGGCTGACAAACCAGGGCTGGAAAGACTCCTGGGACGGGGTTATTGATCCCCGGGGCAGTCTGCCCACCGGTCCCATCGCCCTGGTGGAAGTACAAGCCTATTATTACCTTGCTTTAAAGCGGGCCGCTGAAATGGGCCGGGTACTGGGAAAGGATGACTGGGCCTGGGAGCTGGAACAGGAGGCCCTGGTCCTGCAACGCAAGTTTTTAGAGGCTTTCTGGATGGAAGAGGAACAGTACCTGGCCTTTGCCCTTGATGGTGACAAAAAACAGATTAAAACCATTGTCTCTAACCCGGGCCACTGCCTGTTTACCGGCATTCTACCCGATGAACTGGCCGTGGCCGTAGCCCGGCGGCTGTTAACCAGCGACATGTATTCCGGATGGGGTATTCGCACCATGAGCAAATCCATGGGGCCGTATAATCCCATGAGTTATCATAACGGTTCGGTCTGGCCCCATGACAACGCCATCATTGCTTACGGGTTACGTTGCTACCGCCAGTTTGACCTTCTGGAAAAAGTGGTCACCGGCCTTTTCGAGGCGGCCATGTCCTTTCCCTATCACCGGCTGCCGGAGGTCTTCTGTGGTTTCACCAGGCGCAGAGACGGCGGCCCCGTACATTACCCCACCGCCTGTGATCCCCAGGCCTGGGCCGTAGGGACCATGCCCCTGCTCATACGTACCATGCTGGGCATCTCCTGCTGGGGTAACGAGGTGCGGGTGAGTGCTCCCCAGCTGCCTCCCTGGGTCCAGGAAATCCAGATCTGCAACCTGGCCGCAGGCTGCGGAACGGTGGATCTGGAATTTACCCGTAAACAGGGCAAAGCCTATTGCGGAGTGCTGCGGGCCACGGGCAACACCCGCGTGATCATTGAAAATTAA
- a CDS encoding alpha,alpha-trehalose-phosphate synthase (UDP-forming): protein MYGHGRNPAQVVVVSNRGAYTFQEGHDQLITRRTVGGLASAVEPVLTAHGGTWISWCGRIDNTGKDRGVKLGIPPGEPRYHIQEVFLSAEEHDNYYHGFCNACLWPLCHQLPERCSFKKAYWDAYRRVNQKFAHITLEAKKEIYWIHDFHLALVPQLLRHQSPGATIAFFWHIPFPPADLFQILPWGRQIIYGLLGSDLIAFHTSRYVQNFLDTVACYYPARIYPEQGLIRLRNRRILVQALPVGINCHRFEQLAADPAVRARAEEIRKSLGAEKVLLGIDRMDYTKGIPERIRAMAYFLEKCPEYRGRVTLLQIAVPSRNGIGEYGALKQEVERIVGEINGRYDQMYGAVPVRYRHQSLDQAELVAHYLAADVLLVTALRDGLNLVAKEFVASRIDGKGVLILSPFAGAAQELHGALLANPFEPAHLAAKIKIALEMPFQEQKSRLESLRRIVKSRDVRWWWQNNLKLVKSLGSGLTPAAINAANL, encoded by the coding sequence GTGTACGGCCATGGACGAAACCCCGCACAGGTGGTTGTAGTTTCCAACCGGGGAGCCTATACCTTCCAGGAGGGTCACGATCAATTAATTACCAGGCGCACGGTAGGAGGACTGGCTTCGGCGGTGGAACCGGTTCTGACCGCCCACGGGGGAACCTGGATCTCCTGGTGCGGGCGCATTGATAATACGGGCAAGGACCGGGGCGTTAAGCTGGGCATCCCACCGGGAGAACCACGCTACCATATCCAGGAGGTTTTTCTCTCCGCAGAAGAACATGATAACTACTACCACGGTTTCTGCAACGCTTGTCTCTGGCCCCTGTGCCACCAGCTGCCCGAACGTTGTTCCTTTAAAAAGGCTTACTGGGATGCTTACCGCCGGGTTAACCAGAAGTTTGCCCACATCACCCTGGAAGCAAAAAAGGAAATTTACTGGATACACGATTTTCACCTTGCCCTGGTACCACAGCTCTTGCGGCACCAGTCACCCGGGGCTACCATTGCCTTCTTCTGGCACATTCCCTTTCCCCCGGCAGACCTTTTCCAGATCCTCCCCTGGGGACGGCAGATCATCTACGGTCTTTTGGGCAGCGACCTGATCGCCTTCCATACCAGCCGGTACGTACAGAATTTTCTCGATACCGTTGCCTGCTATTACCCGGCCAGAATTTACCCAGAACAGGGCCTGATACGCCTGCGCAACCGCCGCATTTTGGTGCAGGCTTTGCCGGTAGGTATTAACTGCCACCGCTTTGAACAGCTGGCCGCCGATCCCGCCGTGCGGGCCAGGGCGGAGGAAATACGCAAATCCCTTGGTGCGGAAAAGGTGCTTCTGGGCATAGATCGCATGGACTACACCAAAGGAATTCCCGAGCGGATACGGGCCATGGCCTACTTTTTGGAAAAGTGTCCTGAATACCGCGGAAGGGTCACCCTGTTACAAATTGCCGTACCCAGCCGCAATGGTATTGGCGAATACGGAGCCTTAAAGCAGGAAGTGGAACGAATAGTAGGCGAAATCAACGGACGGTACGACCAAATGTATGGAGCCGTACCGGTGCGCTACCGCCATCAATCCCTGGATCAGGCAGAGCTGGTAGCCCATTACCTGGCTGCCGACGTGCTGCTGGTGACGGCCTTAAGGGACGGCCTTAATCTGGTGGCCAAGGAATTTGTGGCTTCACGCATTGATGGCAAGGGAGTGCTTATCCTGAGCCCCTTTGCCGGAGCGGCCCAGGAACTTCACGGAGCACTGCTGGCCAATCCCTTTGAACCGGCCCACCTGGCAGCCAAAATCAAAATAGCCCTGGAGATGCCTTTCCAGGAACAAAAAAGCCGCCTGGAATCTTTGCGCCGCATCGTGAAAAGCCGGGATGTGCGCTGGTGGTGGCAGAACAACTTGAAACTGGTTAAAAGCCTGGGTTCCGGCCTCACCCCGGCAGCCATCAACGCGGCCAACCTGTAA
- the otsB gene encoding trehalose-phosphatase, which produces MRKEPPMTTPEKLAAWMAAASRLLLMLDYDGTLVPIAPTPDLARPNPELLATLQKLTLSPGRVVAVISGRKLAELQKLLPLTGLYLAGSHGAEIQETGGKTYRLFENRKLEENISSLERVARECVANSRGFLVENKGISLALHYRLADPDLAREVLDSFIERVVPIMGKNRLEILPGKKVLEIRPRGVSKGRAVQYLCGKYGGALPVYIGDDRTDEDAFMALKRGYGILVSPQSRASAATIRLSSPREVYTLLLLLAKEGYF; this is translated from the coding sequence GTGCGCAAGGAACCGCCCATGACAACCCCGGAAAAACTGGCTGCATGGATGGCTGCGGCATCCCGGTTGCTGCTCATGCTGGATTACGACGGCACTCTGGTACCTATTGCCCCCACCCCGGATCTGGCCCGGCCGAACCCGGAACTTCTGGCTACTCTGCAAAAGTTAACCCTTTCCCCCGGTCGAGTGGTAGCGGTGATCAGCGGTCGTAAACTGGCCGAACTACAAAAACTACTACCCCTGACCGGCCTGTACCTGGCTGGTTCCCACGGGGCGGAAATACAGGAAACCGGGGGCAAAACATACCGCCTGTTCGAGAATCGCAAGCTGGAAGAAAACATTTCAAGCCTGGAAAGGGTAGCGAGGGAATGTGTGGCCAACAGCAGGGGCTTTTTAGTGGAAAATAAAGGCATCTCACTGGCCTTACATTATCGCCTGGCAGATCCCGACCTGGCCCGGGAGGTGCTGGATAGTTTTATCGAAAGAGTTGTCCCCATCATGGGCAAAAACCGGTTGGAAATCCTGCCGGGAAAAAAAGTGCTGGAAATACGCCCCCGGGGAGTAAGCAAAGGAAGAGCGGTGCAGTACCTCTGCGGGAAATATGGCGGGGCACTACCTGTTTATATTGGAGACGACCGGACCGATGAGGATGCCTTTATGGCCCTCAAAAGAGGCTATGGTATCCTGGTGAGCCCCCAATCCCGCGCCAGCGCCGCAACCATTCGTTTGTCCTCACCCCGGGAGGTGTACACATTGCTTCTCCTGCTTGCTAAGGAGGGTTATTTTTAG
- the acs gene encoding acetate--CoA ligase alpha subunit: MADLHAFFRPQTVAIVGASKKPGKIGNVLVKNMIACGYPGRIYPVNPKEEEIEGLRCYPNLSAIGESVDLVVVAVPASRVIAVAQECGLAGAKNLVVISAGFKEVGKEGLILEKELTRICRSYGMGLLGPNCVGMMDTHVPINASFSAVFPKQGNIAFISQSGAMLVAILDWSLATGLGFSRIISLGNKADLNEADFIADAANDPNTRVILCYIEDVARGQQFLRVARAASRKKPVIILKSGASQAGAQAASSHTGALAGSDLAYETAFRQSGVIRARSMAELFDLAVAFAHQPVPKGNRVAVVTNAGGPGIVTTDSIEMSELTMARFSKETSQELRANLPREAAIYNPVDVLGDAGENRYRFALEKVLGDQSVDSAVVLVCPTAVTEPEQTARAIIETHRIHPDKPVFAAYMGGKTLAAGAKLLAEEGIPCFTFPEPAVRALSGMVRYARARELPEKEKELELGGIQPEPVKEILQKVRQEGRLTLVGSEASQVAGCYGIAVAPIVLATSPDEAAARAQEIGFPVVMKVASPQILHKTDIGGVKIGVETPQEVKKAFIEITENVQRFLPKVVIHGIEIQKMMPKGTELIIGMTRDVQFGPLIAFGLGGIYVNLLKDISFRLAHGLTRQEIQHMLTETKAYTLLRGYRGEKPKDIGAIVEMIARTARLALDFPEIGEMDINPVFAYPDGAFALDIKITIS, translated from the coding sequence TTGGCGGACCTGCATGCTTTTTTTCGCCCCCAAACGGTAGCCATTGTCGGTGCTTCCAAAAAACCGGGTAAAATTGGCAACGTGTTAGTGAAAAATATGATCGCCTGCGGTTACCCGGGCAGGATTTATCCCGTCAATCCCAAAGAGGAAGAAATAGAAGGGCTTCGCTGTTATCCCAATTTAAGCGCCATCGGAGAAAGCGTGGACCTGGTGGTGGTCGCCGTTCCGGCCAGCCGGGTAATCGCCGTAGCACAGGAATGCGGCCTTGCGGGGGCCAAAAATCTGGTGGTAATCTCGGCAGGATTTAAGGAAGTGGGCAAGGAAGGACTCATTCTGGAAAAGGAACTCACCCGCATTTGCCGCAGTTACGGCATGGGCCTTTTAGGGCCCAACTGCGTTGGCATGATGGATACCCACGTACCCATAAACGCCTCCTTTTCTGCCGTTTTTCCGAAGCAGGGGAACATCGCTTTCATTTCCCAGAGCGGGGCCATGCTGGTGGCCATTTTGGACTGGAGCCTGGCCACCGGACTGGGCTTTTCCCGGATTATCAGCCTGGGAAACAAGGCCGATCTTAATGAAGCGGATTTTATAGCCGACGCGGCCAACGACCCCAACACCAGGGTTATCCTCTGTTACATCGAGGACGTGGCCCGGGGCCAGCAGTTTTTACGGGTGGCCAGGGCGGCCAGCCGCAAAAAGCCGGTGATCATCCTCAAAAGTGGTGCCAGCCAGGCCGGGGCCCAGGCCGCATCCTCCCACACAGGGGCCCTGGCCGGCAGCGACCTGGCCTATGAGACGGCTTTCCGGCAAAGCGGGGTCATCCGTGCCCGGAGCATGGCCGAGCTTTTTGATTTGGCCGTTGCCTTTGCCCACCAACCCGTGCCCAAAGGAAACCGGGTGGCGGTGGTAACCAATGCCGGCGGACCCGGCATTGTAACCACGGACAGCATCGAAATGAGCGAACTGACCATGGCCCGCTTCAGCAAGGAAACCAGCCAGGAGTTAAGGGCCAACCTACCGCGGGAAGCGGCCATTTATAACCCGGTGGACGTCCTTGGTGACGCCGGCGAAAACCGCTACCGCTTTGCCCTGGAAAAGGTGCTCGGTGATCAAAGTGTGGATAGCGCGGTGGTGCTGGTCTGCCCCACGGCAGTCACGGAACCGGAACAAACCGCCCGGGCCATCATTGAAACTCACCGCATTCACCCGGATAAGCCGGTATTTGCTGCCTATATGGGCGGAAAAACCCTGGCGGCAGGAGCTAAACTCCTGGCAGAAGAAGGCATACCCTGTTTCACCTTTCCGGAGCCGGCGGTCAGGGCCTTGAGCGGGATGGTGCGCTACGCCCGGGCCAGGGAATTGCCGGAAAAAGAAAAGGAGCTCGAGCTGGGTGGTATCCAGCCCGAGCCGGTTAAGGAAATTTTGCAAAAAGTACGCCAGGAAGGCCGGTTAACTCTTGTCGGCAGTGAAGCCAGCCAGGTGGCCGGCTGCTACGGGATTGCCGTGGCCCCCATTGTCCTGGCCACCAGTCCCGATGAAGCAGCGGCCAGGGCACAGGAAATTGGTTTCCCAGTGGTCATGAAGGTAGCCTCCCCACAAATTTTACACAAAACCGACATCGGTGGAGTAAAAATAGGGGTGGAAACTCCCCAGGAAGTGAAAAAAGCCTTTATTGAGATTACCGAAAACGTCCAGCGTTTCCTGCCCAAGGTGGTTATCCACGGCATTGAGATTCAAAAAATGATGCCCAAGGGAACGGAATTAATCATTGGCATGACCCGGGACGTACAGTTCGGCCCTTTAATAGCCTTTGGACTGGGAGGAATTTACGTCAACCTTTTAAAAGACATCTCCTTCCGCCTGGCCCATGGCCTGACCAGGCAGGAAATCCAGCACATGCTTACCGAAACCAAGGCCTACACGTTGTTACGGGGTTACCGTGGCGAAAAGCCAAAGGATATCGGGGCAATCGTAGAAATGATTGCCCGGACTGCCAGGTTGGCGCTTGATTTTCCTGAAATTGGAGAAATGGATATTAACCCGGTTTTTGCCTATCCGGACGGGGCCTTTGCCCTGGATATAAAAATCACCATATCGTGA
- a CDS encoding phosphotransacetylase family protein produces MKNLYIIGTAGSGKTAMAVGLALKLVQHGYKVAYFKPVGHPTGVREQNDEDARLMQEVLNLKQPLDVIAPFIAGPSYLSGYRQCEALERILSCYRQVSAGADVVLIGGAAFPHIMGCWGLDAVTLAKKFEALVLFTIRIENDFSLDEAIFVNSYLANQGIKMLGNVFNNVPRPLLAKTEGIYKSILTERGYRTLGIIPQRPEISSPTVAEFYETLGGEILAGEENMDRLVEDVIVGAMTIESALGYLRRAPNKAVITGGDRADLALAALETSTSVLILTGGLYPDVKVIARAAEKNVPLILVHYDTFTTIEKLAEISRRIRPRDRKRIALARENVEKYCDFPAILHALAD; encoded by the coding sequence GTGAAAAACCTTTATATCATTGGTACGGCGGGCAGCGGAAAAACAGCCATGGCGGTGGGCCTGGCCCTAAAACTAGTCCAGCATGGATATAAGGTAGCCTATTTTAAGCCGGTGGGCCATCCCACCGGTGTAAGGGAACAGAATGACGAGGACGCGCGGCTCATGCAGGAGGTGTTAAATTTAAAACAACCTCTGGATGTAATCGCACCCTTTATCGCCGGTCCGTCCTATCTGTCGGGCTACCGGCAATGCGAGGCATTAGAACGGATCCTATCCTGCTACCGGCAGGTCAGTGCCGGGGCAGACGTGGTGCTTATCGGGGGAGCCGCCTTCCCCCATATCATGGGGTGCTGGGGCCTGGATGCCGTCACCCTGGCCAAAAAGTTTGAAGCCCTGGTCTTGTTCACGATCCGCATTGAAAATGATTTCAGTCTGGATGAAGCCATTTTCGTCAACAGCTACCTGGCAAATCAGGGCATCAAGATGCTGGGGAATGTTTTTAACAACGTCCCCCGCCCGTTACTGGCCAAAACAGAAGGGATTTATAAGTCCATCCTCACCGAACGGGGATACCGTACCCTGGGTATCATTCCCCAGCGTCCGGAAATATCTTCGCCCACAGTGGCGGAATTTTACGAAACACTGGGCGGGGAAATCCTGGCCGGCGAAGAAAATATGGACCGGCTGGTAGAGGACGTGATTGTCGGTGCGATGACTATTGAAAGTGCCCTGGGTTATTTGCGTCGGGCTCCCAATAAGGCGGTGATTACCGGGGGTGACCGGGCTGACCTGGCCCTGGCGGCCCTGGAAACCAGCACGTCAGTGTTAATCCTCACCGGTGGTTTATATCCGGACGTAAAGGTTATTGCCCGGGCAGCAGAAAAAAACGTGCCGCTTATTCTGGTGCATTACGACACCTTTACCACTATTGAAAAGCTGGCGGAGATTAGCCGGCGAATCCGCCCCCGGGACCGCAAACGCATTGCCCTGGCCCGGGAAAACGTGGAAAAATACTGCGATTTTCCCGCCATACTTCACGCCCTGGCGGATTAG
- a CDS encoding ATPase, giving the protein MELFHILNEMEEMIENSPRIPMTRRVMVDEDRLLDYLDRIRTTLPEELRQARWLLQEREKVLADTRKEAGRLLEDAQKQLEKRAEESEVVKKAQAMADEIVHKAEQVAREIKQGAREYADEILGELEEELDKIMTQIRNGRAELRGVKVSDGVNSRAAQG; this is encoded by the coding sequence GTGGAGCTATTCCATATTTTAAATGAGATGGAGGAGATGATTGAAAATAGTCCCCGTATACCCATGACCAGGCGGGTGATGGTGGACGAGGATCGCCTGCTGGATTACCTGGACCGCATTCGCACCACCCTGCCCGAAGAATTGCGCCAGGCACGCTGGCTCCTCCAGGAACGGGAAAAGGTGCTGGCTGACACCCGCAAGGAGGCCGGTCGTCTTTTGGAGGATGCCCAGAAACAGCTGGAAAAACGGGCGGAAGAAAGTGAAGTGGTGAAAAAGGCCCAGGCCATGGCAGACGAAATTGTCCATAAGGCGGAACAGGTGGCCAGGGAAATCAAACAGGGGGCCCGGGAATATGCCGATGAGATTCTGGGTGAGCTGGAAGAGGAACTGGACAAGATTATGACCCAGATTCGCAACGGACGGGCTGAATTAAGAGGAGTTAAGGTTAGTGACGGTGTTAATTCCCGGGCGGCCCAGGGCTAA
- the coaD gene encoding pantetheine-phosphate adenylyltransferase: MRIAVYPGSFDPITNGHLDVIERAACLFDQLVVAVSRNTSKKPLFTVSERLEMLREVLQPYYNVVVDSFDGLTVNYAKSLGAQAIIRGLRAISDFENEFMMALTNKKLVPSIDTLFLMTRAEYSFISSSAVKEVAYFGGCVRDLVPPVVEQKLREKFITLQQPVREG; this comes from the coding sequence TTGCGCATCGCGGTTTATCCGGGAAGTTTTGACCCGATAACCAATGGACATCTTGATGTAATTGAGCGGGCGGCCTGTTTGTTTGATCAGCTGGTTGTGGCGGTGTCCCGCAACACCAGCAAAAAGCCGCTTTTTACCGTTAGTGAAAGGTTAGAAATGCTGCGGGAGGTATTGCAGCCCTATTATAACGTGGTGGTAGATTCCTTTGATGGGCTGACGGTGAATTACGCGAAAAGCCTGGGTGCCCAGGCAATTATCCGGGGTCTGCGGGCCATTTCCGATTTTGAAAACGAGTTTATGATGGCCCTGACCAACAAAAAACTGGTTCCTTCAATAGATACTTTGTTCCTCATGACCAGGGCGGAATATTCCTTCATCAGTTCCAGTGCCGTAAAGGAAGTAGCTTACTTCGGGGGCTGTGTGCGTGACCTGGTACCCCCCGTGGTAGAACAAAAGTTGCGGGAAAAATTTATAACCCTTCAACAACCGGTTAGGGAGGGGTAG
- the rsmD gene encoding 16S rRNA (guanine(966)-N(2))-methyltransferase RsmD has translation MRVIAGIAKKSRLKIPRGWSGRPTADRVKESLFNILGPRIPGSHFLDLYAGTGNVGIEALSRGAAQVVFIERDKRAVKTIRDNLIHVGLAEGAEVLAQDVFLALRQLSGQQFDVVFLDPPYGQDLELPTLEAIDRHGLVARGGIVVAESSKRQVLPGQVGRLVQYRQHQVGDTTLSFYQPGIAGEED, from the coding sequence TTGCGAGTTATTGCCGGCATTGCCAAAAAAAGCCGCTTGAAAATTCCCCGGGGATGGAGCGGGCGACCCACTGCCGATCGGGTTAAAGAATCCCTGTTCAATATCCTGGGCCCGCGGATTCCCGGTTCTCACTTCCTCGATCTTTATGCCGGTACAGGCAACGTGGGGATCGAAGCCTTGAGTCGCGGTGCTGCTCAGGTAGTGTTTATCGAAAGGGATAAAAGGGCAGTCAAAACCATCCGGGATAACCTTATTCATGTGGGGTTGGCGGAAGGGGCTGAGGTGCTGGCGCAAGACGTTTTCCTGGCTTTGAGGCAATTGAGCGGACAGCAGTTTGATGTGGTTTTCCTGGACCCACCCTATGGACAAGACCTGGAGTTGCCCACTCTGGAGGCCATTGATCGTCATGGACTGGTTGCTCGCGGTGGCATTGTAGTGGCCGAAAGCAGCAAGCGGCAGGTACTGCCCGGTCAGGTGGGGCGGCTGGTACAATACCGGCAACATCAAGTGGGAGATACCACGCTTTCATTTTATCAGCCCGGAATTGCCGGAGAGGAGGATTAA